In Pongo abelii isolate AG06213 chromosome X, NHGRI_mPonAbe1-v2.0_pri, whole genome shotgun sequence, one DNA window encodes the following:
- the PNPLA4 gene encoding patatin-like phospholipase domain-containing protein 4 isoform X1, translating into MKHINLSFAACGFLGIYHLGAASALCRHGKKLLQDVKAFAGASAGSLVASVLLTAPEKIEECNQFTYKFAEEIRRQSFGAVTPGYDFMARLRSGMESILPPSAHELAQNRLHVSITNTKTRENHLVSTFSSREDLIKVLLASSFVPIYAGLKPVEYKGQKWVDGGLTNALPILPVGRTVTISPFSGRLDISPQDKGQLDLYVNIAKQDIMLSLANLVRLNQALFPPSKRKMESLYQCGFDDTVKFLLKENWFE; encoded by the exons ATGAAGCACATCAACCTATCATTTGCAGCGTGTGGATTTCTGGGCATTTACCACTTGGGGGCAGCATCTGCACTTTGCAGACATGGGAAGAAACTTCTGCAGGATGTCAAAGCCTTTGCTGGGGCGTCTGCGGGATCCTTGGTTGCTTCTGTTCTGCTAACAGCACCAGAAAAAATAGAG gaatGTAACCAATTTACCTACAAGTTTGCCGAAGAAATCAGAAGGCAGTCTTTCGGGGCAGTAACGCCCGGTTATGACTTCATGGCCCGACTAAG aagtggaatggagtcgattctTCCTCCCAGCGCTCACGAGCTGGCCCAGAACCGACTGCACGTATCCATCACCAACACCAAAACTAGAGAAAATCACTTAGTCTCCACTTTTTCCTCCAGGGAGGACCTCATTAAG GTCCTCCTAGCCAGCAGTTTTGTGCCCATTTATGCAGGACTGAAGCCAGTGGAATACAAAGGGCAG AAGTGGGTGGACGGAGGCCTCACCAACGCTCTTCCCATCCTGCCCGTCGGCCGGACAGTGACCATCTCCCCCTTCAGTGGACGACTGGACATCTCCCCACAGGACAAAGGGCAGCTGGATCTGTATGTTAATATCGCCAAGCAGGATATCATG TTGTCCCTGGCAAACCTGGTGAGACTCAACCAAGCCCTTTTTCCCCCAAGCAAGAGGAAAATGGAATCTTTGTATCAGTGTGGTTTTGATGACACTGTTAAGTTTTTACTTAAAGAAAATTGGTTTgaataa
- the PNPLA4 gene encoding patatin-like phospholipase domain-containing protein 4 isoform X2 produces the protein MKHINLSFAACGFLGIYHLGAASALCRHGKKLLQDVKAFAGASAGSLVASVLLTAPEKIEECNQFTYKFAEEIRRQSFGAVTPGYDFMARLRSGMESILPPSAHELAQNRLHVSITNTKTRENHLVSTFSSREDLIKKWVDGGLTNALPILPVGRTVTISPFSGRLDISPQDKGQLDLYVNIAKQDIMLSLANLVRLNQALFPPSKRKMESLYQCGFDDTVKFLLKENWFE, from the exons ATGAAGCACATCAACCTATCATTTGCAGCGTGTGGATTTCTGGGCATTTACCACTTGGGGGCAGCATCTGCACTTTGCAGACATGGGAAGAAACTTCTGCAGGATGTCAAAGCCTTTGCTGGGGCGTCTGCGGGATCCTTGGTTGCTTCTGTTCTGCTAACAGCACCAGAAAAAATAGAG gaatGTAACCAATTTACCTACAAGTTTGCCGAAGAAATCAGAAGGCAGTCTTTCGGGGCAGTAACGCCCGGTTATGACTTCATGGCCCGACTAAG aagtggaatggagtcgattctTCCTCCCAGCGCTCACGAGCTGGCCCAGAACCGACTGCACGTATCCATCACCAACACCAAAACTAGAGAAAATCACTTAGTCTCCACTTTTTCCTCCAGGGAGGACCTCATTAAG AAGTGGGTGGACGGAGGCCTCACCAACGCTCTTCCCATCCTGCCCGTCGGCCGGACAGTGACCATCTCCCCCTTCAGTGGACGACTGGACATCTCCCCACAGGACAAAGGGCAGCTGGATCTGTATGTTAATATCGCCAAGCAGGATATCATG TTGTCCCTGGCAAACCTGGTGAGACTCAACCAAGCCCTTTTTCCCCCAAGCAAGAGGAAAATGGAATCTTTGTATCAGTGTGGTTTTGATGACACTGTTAAGTTTTTACTTAAAGAAAATTGGTTTgaataa